Proteins co-encoded in one Octopus sinensis linkage group LG6, ASM634580v1, whole genome shotgun sequence genomic window:
- the LOC118763774 gene encoding uncharacterized protein LOC118763774: MSKSVAVEDSCTSFMESKCPQAKKDYPIAKPDLDYCKRLEKYKSCAKNINEKCWDFYNGLSIDNCPRNDICINEFQNLCPNAERNYPKRIPDSNFCNRLLTYYMCAHEVAHECERHFVTVYHIICKTADKISECEGKYRYKALPNYE, translated from the exons atgtcaaaatcTGTTGCAGTGGAAGATTCTTGCACAAGTTTCATGGAATCAAAATGTCCGCAAGCTAAAAAAGATTATCCCATAGCTAAACCAGATTTGGATTActgcaa ACGCCTTGAGAAATACAAAAGTTGTGCTAAAAATATCAATGAGAAGTGCTGGGATTTCTACAATGGACTCTCTATTGATAATTGTCCTC GTAATGACATATGCATAAACGAGTTCCAAAATTTGTGTCCCAATGCGGAACGAAATTATCCTAAGCGTATTCCAGATTCAAATTTTTGCAA TCGCCTGTtaacatattatatgtgtgctCATGAGGTAGCACACGAATGCGAAAGGCACTTCGTCACTGTCTATCACATAATATGTAAAA CTGCAGATAAAATCAGTGAATGCGAAGGAAAGTACAG ATACAAAGCATTGCCaaattatgaataa